The following nucleotide sequence is from Candidatus Bipolaricaulis sibiricus.
CACGAGAACGTGCTCTCCCGGAGGGAACCTGTCCAGCACCCGCGCGGTCGCCTCGCGGTCCCCGTGGGTATCCCCCACGAACACGGTTGTCCGGGCGGGAGGCAGCGAGATCAGACGCCGACGGGCGTCCAGCACCCGCGCCAGGTGTCGCGCCCGATCTCCGAAGGTCACGGGTCAACCGTAAGCCCTTCCCGCAAGGCGGTCCAGCGTCTCCAGCGAGAGCGCCTCGCCACGGACCCGGGGATCGAGGCCGACTTCGGTCAGGATCCGGTCCACCTCCGCCGCCGGAAGTTGCCCGAGGAGGACCCGGCGGAGGGTCTTCCGCCGACTGGAGAAGACGAGGGCGAGCGTCCGCTCGAACGCGTCCTCCGGCACGGTGATCCGCGGCTGGGCGAGCTTCCGCAGCCGGATCAGCGCCGAGTCCACCTCTGGCGGGGGGAAGAACACGGTGCGCGGTACCTTGCGTACCACCTTGACGTCGAAGTACGCCCGCAGGTGGACGCCGAGCCGGCTCGCCTCCGGCCCCGGCGGGGCGACAAGCTTTTCCCCCACCTCCCACTGAACCATGAACACCGCCCGCGCCACTTCCTCCCGCTCTCGGATGACCTTCACAAGCACATCGCTCGTGATCCCGTACGGCAGGTTCCCCACGAGGAGGAGCTCTCTCCCCAACGCTCCGAGCGAGAGCTCCCGAAAGTCACTGCAGACCATCCGCACGTTGGGATGAGCGGCGGTCGTCTCCTCGAGGACCGGGATCAACCGCCGGTCCACCTCCACCGCCACGAGATCCCGCACCCGCGGGGCGAGGGCGCACGTGAGGGTCCCCGCGCCCGCGCCCACCTCGACGGCGGTTTCATCCTCCTGCGCTTCTGTCGCCTCGACGATCCTTGCCAGGGTGTTCTCATCTGCCAGGAAGTGCTGGCCGAGCTCGGAGCGCAGGTGGACCCCGTGCCGGGCCAGGAGATCGCGGAGTACTGTGGGCGACGTCAGCTTCCCTGGCATCTCGTGCATGATAGCCCGCCCTGCGCGTGCCGGGCTGCGGTGGTCCGCCCACACAACGGCCCATCACCCGTCACATTCTCTCTCCTGCACGCTGCCGCTCTCTCTTCTCGCGGAGCCGGCGCGCGGGCCCGCGCTGCTGGGTACGATGAAGGCATGCGCATCGGGGACGTCGGGGAGTTCCCGCTCATCGAGCGGCTGGCGTGGATCGTGAGGCGAACGCGATCGGACGTGGTCGTGGGGATCGGCGACGACGCGGCCGCCCTCGACCTTGGGGGGGAGGACCTCGTCCTCCTGACCGTGGACAGCCAGGTCGAAGGGAGCCACTTCGTGCGGGACCGGATCGACCCCCGCCACCTTGGCCAGCGTCTGGTGGCCGTGAACGCGAGCGACATCGCGGCGATGGGCGGCCGCCCCACCCACGCCGTCGTGTCCCTCGTTCTTCCCTCGGATCTCGGCCTGTCGTGGGTGGAGGGGCTCTACACCGGTCTCGCCGAGGAGGCGGACCGGTTAGGGATAGCCGTGGTCGGGGGCAACGTCGCCCGCTCCGGGGACGGGATCGTCCTCGACCTCGCCCTCGTCGGCCGCGTGGCCCGAGGGCACCTCCTCACCCGAAGCGGGGCAAAGGCGGGAGACCTCGTCCTCGTGACGGGCGCCCTCGGCGAGGCCGCGGCCGGGCTCTACCTGAGCGAGCACCCCGAGGTCGCGGACCCCGACCGGGAGGCGCTCCGCGCCCGCCACCTCGCCCCGACTCCGCGGGTGTGGGAGGGGCAGCTCATCGCCGCCTCCGGGCTCGCCACGGCGATGATCGACCTCTCGGACGGCCTGGCGGGCGACGTGGCCCACGTGTGCGACCAAAGCGAGGTCGGCGTGCGGATTCACGCCGCATCGCTCCCCGTGTCGCCCGGGGTCGAGCGGGTGGCAAGACGGATGGGGAAGCAGGGATGGGAACTAGCGTTGTCTGGGGGCGAGGACTTCGAGCTCCTGTTCACCGTCCCGCCCCACGCGGCCGAGGGTCTTGCCACGCGGGTTTCCGCCCAGACGGGCACGCCGGTGTCCGTGGTCGGGGAGGTCCTACCCACCCCCGCGGGGCGACTGCTCGCCCTTCCCGGCAACCGGGAAGTGCCCCTCGCGCCGCGGGGGTTCACCCACTTTTGAGGTCCTCCTCCAAGAGCTCGTGGCAGCGGCGGGCCTGCTCTGGGGAGTACGCGGGGTCCATGCACAGGAACTTCGCCTGCGCTCGGACACGCCGTTCCTCGGACTCGGCGTGGGCCCTCTCGACCCGACCGGCGAGCTCGGGTTGTCCCGCGTCGCGCAGCGCCCCGGCCAGGGCGTGCCAAAACGAACCGGGGAGCGGAACCCGGCGGCCGTCGTCCTCCAGCCACAGACCGTCTTCGTCGGCCTGGATCCTCAACGCCACGCACAGCTTGTCCATGGGGCCACCTCCTGGGGTCACGGTAGCCCGCGGTCCGGGCGGAGTCAATTCCCAGGGGGGCGAACGCTCGGGCGCGACCTGCCTGACGAGTCGATCCTCTTCTCGCCCGGGTTGTCCGGTCGGATCACAGCTGACCGCCTCAGACAAGGATGACGACATCCGATCTCAAGCGAGTCAAGGGGCCATCCGCCACGACGAGCCGCCCCGGGGTTCGACCCCACGACGAGGGACCCGACTCGCGGCCGTGCACCCCTCCGCGCAGAAGATCCCCGACGTGCCGCAGGTGAACGAGCAGGTTCCCCACGGCCGGCGTCCACAACGCAGTGAGCAGGAAATCCCCGTCTGGGTTGAACGAGACCTCGGCGAGGCGGAACTCCACCTCGGGGCTGATCGCGAGAACGGCCTTGAGGTCCAGGAGAGCCACTTCCTGTTCGGTGCCAGGCTTCTCGAACCGGACCGTCCTCTCAGCGAGCCCCGACGCGCCGTACTGCCCGTTCGGTGAGAGGCTCAGGAGGCCCGCCTCGAGCGAGGGGAGCCGGAGCACTTTGGACGTCGCCCCCAGGGGCCCATCCCACATCGTCACGTTGGCTAGGGGGCCGGAGGATCCCGCGACGAGGAGCGGGCCTTCGGGAAGGCAGAACAGCTATCCGGGGAACCCCCGCGCCACGTGGCCGGTGGTCATGTCCCACACCCCGGACGTCCAGGTGACCGGCTCCCTTGAGCTCACGCTGACCCACCACGGGATCGCTATCACCCGCCAGTTCCCATCGGGACTCAACCCGATCCGCTCCAGCTTCGGTCGAGGGACGTCCCCGGGCCCGGCCCCGCGGCGACCGGGCACCACGAGAGGGGATTTCCGGGGGGCACACCCCATCGCTTCACGCCTGCGAGGCATGGGGACCTCCTGCACCCACCAGGAGCCCCCCTCCCAGGGCGACGAGCGCGTCGGCCTAGGGGGCGCTTCCTCTAGGCCAGGGGACGCGCCTGTTGTTCGCCCGAGCAACGGGTCCGAGCACCGCCGACACGCCCGACGCCAAGAACACGGTATGCATCGAGCCCCTTCTTGCTGCGCCCACTCACCGTCTCCTGCCTCGCCCACGACGGCGATGACCGCACAGCGAAGCCCCGCTGGTTCCACCAGCCCATCGAGCACCCCGCGGATCACCCCCGCTGGGTTCCACTTCCCCGCGTCCCTCAGGCATCACCTCCGGGTGGGGTCGGTCTACGCCGACGGATCCGTGCCCACACCAGGGAGGTGATGAACCAGACCGCTACGAGCGCCAGGAGTGCAGTACCCCCGACGCCGGTGGCGAACCGTTCGAGGTCCGGCAGCGGCGGAGCGGCGACGACCAGGGCCGCCGCCGTCCCCACCGCTGTACCACCGTACACCAGCAGCAAGGCCAGGATCCGCAGCCCCTTCCTGAAGCCTGAGGAACGGCGCTGAGCCCACAACTTCAGGACGTCGCGGAAGACCAGGACGCTGAACAGGGTGATGATGGGCAACCACCAGACGATGGTCTGTGACCCGGTGATGCCCTGCCGGGTCCGGTAAGCAAGAACAAGACCCACCCTGCCGTCAGGACCCAGGTGATCACCCACGGGGTTGCCCTCCACAGTGCACAGCGTTGGCACCGCCGCTGTCCCTTCACCAGGGCACCTCCGGACCACTGCTGTCCATCATCGGGTAAGGGTAGCCACAGGTTGCTGGCGCGACTCCCCGCAAAGCACGTGCCCGTAGCTCCAACCGACGCCACACGCGTGATAGCTTCGGCATCAGCCTGGGGGTACTGCAGAGACCGTGTTGGCATCGTCTTCGCAGCGGGTCGTGTCGCTGTCAGGGATGTTCCACCCTGTGGTGGCGCCCCGGGAGAAGGAGACAAGATCCAATCTGTACTCGCGCACCACCCTACCGTCCACTTCCTCCTGCCCCTCGATCGTGACCCAGTTGCCCACGTCGTCGCTGCCCCAAGCCGTGCCCTTGTGGATCCGCAGCGTGGGTTTCCGCCCAACCCATTCAGTCCGGGTTTCAGCGCGGTACTGTAAGCCAGTGGCTTTCATCAGACCCCCGGCCGCTTCTAGCGTACCAGGACCGATGGACTCGAGGGTGACGCGGTAGATGACCTCGCCCACCGCTTCCCCGGCTGACTCGATCGGCATCCGCCACTCCCACACGGCCGGCTCGGTCTCCTCCCGTCGGATCCCCACTCGAGCCGCGCCTTCCTCCGGCCGTTGGCTGGCGTCGAACCACAAGAATAGCGTGGGCAACGGCCATCGGACGACGTCGACTCCCTCCATCTCATGGACATAGACGGTCTCGTGCGCCGACACGGGGAACCCGTACCGGTCGTGCTCGACGAGGAGGGTCCACACCCACAGCTGGGCACCGAGCCGCCACGGATCCCTCCTCGCTCCCTCGACCACAGCCATCGCCAGGGTGTAGTCATCGTGATAGGGTAGCTGGGTGTACGGCCCCGGCACCTCCACGGACTGGACGCGGTAGGCCCAGGTGTCTCCAACCCGCCAGGTGCTTTCCCAATTGGCCCCGGCGGATTCAAGGGCCAGCACAGACGTCAGGAATGCCAGCATCAGAATCATCCTGCCTCCTTTGCTAGAATGGAACGGGGTCCAATCCATACGGGATGGACACGAGGCATGCGCACTGCGTGCTGTACCACTGGCACAAGGTGACCACTGGACAGCGCTCGATGCATTCCGAGAGGCAGACGGGTACACCACGGCCAGAACAGAGCCTGGCAGCTGTTGACGCACAGAAGACTTGGGGCCGAATGCCAGGAAGCGCACACCCGCTCGCAGTGGTAGACCGTCCCGGGCGGGCACAGCTCACCCATGGGTTGCCCCATCGTTCCGGAGTCGTGGATGGGCCCCGCCACGCTCCCGTCACCTGCCAGGCCCATGACCCCAACCGCCAGCACCAGTGCCAACACCCACCACGTCGTCGGATCACGCACCTCCGTGTGGTTCCTCACTCATCCGTTCCGCCCTCGCTCCCGACGGCGAGGATCGCACGGCGAAGCGCTTCCTGGTCGACCATGCCGTCGTGTACCCAGCGGATCACCCCCTCAGTAATGTTCACTATACTGTCCCCCCCCCAGACGTCAAGGGGTGATTCTTGGTGCGCCAGGCAGTTGCCAGCTCGCGGAGGTGCCAGGACACGGTTGAGCGAGCACGCGCACCTGGCGTGATCAGGGGGAGCCGCATACAATTGCTGCGGGGTAACTGGGGGAGCCCGTACAGGGCTGAGAGGGGGTCCCACGCCTCGACCCCAGAACCTGATCTGGGTCATGCCAGCGGAGGAAAGGTTACCCATGCCAACGCGTCCTTCCGCGGTCCAGGCTCGCTGGGCCGCTACCCAGCCTGTGCACGCCCCGTGCGGAGATCCGGTCCCCAGTCCCCAAGGAGGTATCCCATGAAGAGATTCATCGGGTCCGTGGCCGCCCTGGCGCTCGCAACGTCCGCGGTGGCGGCCGAGCAGTTCGTTGTCTACGCCAGCCGGTCGTTCGTGCGGTGGGGGCCCGCGGCGGCGATCGAACAGGCGTTCGAGGCTGCCCATCCGGGGGTGGACCTCGTGTGGGTCGCCCCAGCCGGGGCCGCGGAGATGCTGTCCCGCCTCATCGCCGAGCTCTCCGCGGGAAGGACGGACGCGGACGTGTTCCTCGGGATCACCGCCGGGAGCCTGCCCCGCGCGCTCGCGGAGGGGGTGTTCCGACCGTTCGACCCTGACCTCATCCCGAACCTCGCGTTCATCCCCGAGGACCTGCGGGTCGATCCCTCGAACCACGTTCTCCCGTTCGACCATGGGTACATCGCGTTCGTGGCGAGCCCCGCTCTCTCCGAGGACCTCCTCCCGCGGTCGTTTACCGACCTTCTCCGGCCAGAGCTCGGGGGGAAGATCATCCTCCAGGACCCGCGGACGTCGGAGACCGGGCTCGCGTTCCTCCTGTGGACGGTGGCCCACTTTGGCGACAGCTGGCCGCAGTACTGGAGGGCCCTCCTCCCCAACCTCCTCACGATCACCCGCGGCTGGACCGAGGCGTTCGCGATGTT
It contains:
- a CDS encoding SSU rRNA (adenine(1518)-N(6)/adenine(1519)-N(6))-dimethyltransferase, which produces MHEMPGKLTSPTVLRDLLARHGVHLRSELGQHFLADENTLARIVEATEAQEDETAVEVGAGAGTLTCALAPRVRDLVAVEVDRRLIPVLEETTAAHPNVRMVCSDFRELSLGALGRELLLVGNLPYGITSDVLVKVIREREEVARAVFMVQWEVGEKLVAPPGPEASRLGVHLRAYFDVKVVRKVPRTVFFPPPEVDSALIRLRKLAQPRITVPEDAFERTLALVFSSRRKTLRRVLLGQLPAAEVDRILTEVGLDPRVRGEALSLETLDRLAGRAYG
- a CDS encoding Thiamine-monophosphate kinase, with translation MRIGDVGEFPLIERLAWIVRRTRSDVVVGIGDDAAALDLGGEDLVLLTVDSQVEGSHFVRDRIDPRHLGQRLVAVNASDIAAMGGRPTHAVVSLVLPSDLGLSWVEGLYTGLAEEADRLGIAVVGGNVARSGDGIVLDLALVGRVARGHLLTRSGAKAGDLVLVTGALGEAAAGLYLSEHPEVADPDREALRARHLAPTPRVWEGQLIAASGLATAMIDLSDGLAGDVAHVCDQSEVGVRIHAASLPVSPGVERVARRMGKQGWELALSGGEDFELLFTVPPHAAEGLATRVSAQTGTPVSVVGEVLPTPAGRLLALPGNREVPLAPRGFTHF